The following are encoded in a window of Halosimplex halophilum genomic DNA:
- a CDS encoding glycosyltransferase family 2 protein, which yields MSGETIETREEGQRERADSVAVGVIATADNTDGALRTIHRALDRGHDVFVLQPGETESETVRFAKQFDVEIVRVQASGDLQRYKEELAIAASVKDYDAVIVPPPECERIVYDETLAAITENSIQVDAVTERDVEFSGETVVGIPAYNEAGSIGDVVREARAHADSVLVVDDGSADDTAAEARSAGAVVIEHERNQGYGQALKTLFDEAADRDVGSLVVIDADGQHDPSDISRLAGELESGDADLIIGSRFASNGDTNAPVYRRFGLWIVNTLTNLSMGVVRPRSRVQDTQSGFRAYDSDLLESLATDGEIGDRMSASTDILYHVHENQFKIKEVGTTIDYEVEDANSHNPISHGLTLVNNILKTVERQRPISTLGVPGFVSTVIGISFGYWCFSNFIASGSFPLGLAIISVFFTLTGIFSSFTGIILHALNQHLK from the coding sequence ATGTCCGGTGAAACTATCGAGACCAGAGAGGAAGGGCAACGGGAACGGGCCGACTCTGTCGCGGTGGGTGTGATCGCGACGGCGGACAACACCGACGGTGCGCTGCGGACGATCCATCGCGCGCTCGACCGGGGCCACGACGTATTCGTGTTACAGCCCGGCGAAACGGAGTCCGAAACGGTCCGGTTCGCGAAACAGTTCGATGTTGAGATCGTCCGAGTGCAGGCCAGCGGCGACCTCCAGCGATACAAGGAGGAGCTGGCGATCGCTGCCTCGGTCAAGGATTACGACGCCGTCATCGTCCCGCCGCCCGAGTGTGAGCGGATCGTCTACGACGAGACGCTCGCTGCGATCACCGAGAACTCGATTCAGGTCGACGCCGTCACCGAACGGGATGTCGAATTCTCCGGCGAGACTGTGGTCGGGATTCCGGCTTACAACGAGGCTGGTTCGATTGGCGACGTTGTGCGGGAGGCGCGGGCGCATGCGGATTCGGTACTGGTCGTTGACGACGGGTCGGCCGACGATACGGCTGCGGAGGCTCGTTCGGCCGGTGCTGTAGTTATCGAACACGAACGGAACCAGGGCTACGGGCAGGCGTTGAAGACGCTGTTCGATGAGGCAGCAGATCGGGACGTTGGTTCACTCGTGGTGATCGACGCTGACGGCCAGCATGATCCCTCGGACATTTCGCGACTGGCTGGTGAATTGGAGTCAGGTGATGCGGACCTGATTATCGGGAGCCGATTCGCTAGCAACGGGGATACGAACGCACCCGTGTATCGCCGGTTCGGTCTCTGGATCGTGAACACGCTGACAAACCTGAGTATGGGCGTCGTCCGCCCGCGGTCACGGGTTCAGGATACGCAGAGTGGGTTCCGAGCATACGACTCTGATCTACTGGAATCATTAGCTACAGACGGTGAGATTGGTGACCGAATGAGTGCAAGTACTGATATTCTATATCACGTCCATGAAAATCAATTTAAAATCAAAGAAGTTGGTACTACTATTGACTATGAAGTAGAAGATGCAAATTCACATAATCCTATTTCTCATGGACTGACACTGGTGAATAATATTCTAAAGACTGTTGAGCGTCAGCGGCCGATATCTACGTTAGGAGTTCCCGGGTTTGTGAGCACGGTTATTGGAATTAGCTTCGGATATTGGTGTTTCTCGAATTTCATTGCGAGTGGCTCATTCCCACTTGGATTGGCAATCATATCCGTGTTTTTCACGCTTACAGGTATCTTCTCTAGCTTTACCGGCATAATTCTGCACGCTCTCAATCAACATTTAAAATAG
- a CDS encoding glycosyltransferase family 4 protein produces MKVALLSIMYPPDSGGAETYAYELSRALAQRGHQVDVYTATTERLPKDLDHPSGVTVERLFKRRKIPVLETIYYSLRARSVVDFSEYDIIHGTMMPASTIALTPGLGMTDVPIVLTSHGTSLGEFRSHNPDSFIDYLLKYGLHPGNFVLDNIAARTVDSVIAISEHVENELSNYYNISDKATMIPHGVDTERFQPKNKIHSAVDPKLYNILTVGRLGPRKGIGLAIRGIAELDSPDVRLLIGGTGRHEDRLRELAQSLGIKEQVKFLGYVPDDELPLLYSSVDVFSLTSRYEGLGLVLLEAMACGTPVVATDVGGVSTVVNDGNNGYLISRDRSEFAKRILELKNPEHLKKMSDEAKRFGQSSSWADVARRVENVYDELVY; encoded by the coding sequence ATGAAGGTTGCTCTCCTCTCAATTATGTACCCTCCCGACTCAGGAGGTGCTGAAACTTATGCATATGAATTGTCAAGAGCATTAGCTCAACGTGGACATCAAGTTGATGTCTATACTGCAACTACTGAGCGGCTTCCAAAAGATCTGGATCATCCGTCAGGTGTTACAGTAGAACGTCTATTTAAGCGAAGGAAGATACCAGTACTAGAAACTATCTATTATAGTCTTAGGGCGCGATCTGTAGTTGATTTCAGTGAATATGATATTATTCATGGAACAATGATGCCAGCCTCTACGATCGCCTTGACACCAGGTCTCGGAATGACCGATGTACCAATAGTGTTGACCAGCCACGGCACATCGCTAGGTGAATTCCGTTCACACAACCCTGACTCATTTATTGACTATTTGCTGAAATATGGGCTGCATCCTGGTAATTTCGTACTTGACAATATTGCGGCTCGAACTGTAGATAGTGTGATTGCTATAAGTGAACATGTGGAAAATGAACTATCAAATTACTATAATATATCAGACAAAGCAACGATGATACCACATGGTGTTGATACTGAACGGTTTCAACCTAAAAACAAGATACACTCTGCAGTAGACCCTAAATTGTATAATATATTAACGGTTGGTCGTCTAGGACCACGAAAAGGAATTGGACTTGCAATTCGTGGCATTGCTGAACTTGACTCTCCTGATGTCCGTCTGCTTATCGGAGGAACTGGCCGTCATGAGGATCGTTTACGTGAACTGGCACAGTCCCTAGGAATTAAAGAGCAGGTCAAATTCTTAGGGTATGTGCCAGATGACGAACTGCCGCTACTATATTCTTCGGTTGATGTATTTTCATTGACTTCTAGATATGAAGGACTAGGGCTTGTGCTATTAGAAGCGATGGCTTGTGGAACTCCGGTTGTTGCAACAGATGTTGGTGGTGTATCAACTGTGGTTAACGACGGAAACAATGGATATTTGATTTCACGTGACAGATCTGAATTTGCAAAGCGAATACTTGAATTAAAGAATCCAGAACACCTTAAGAAAATGTCTGATGAAGCAAAAAGATTCGGTCAGTCTTCTAGTTGGGCGGATGTAGCGAGACGAGTTGAGAATGTATATGATGAATTGGTGTACTAG
- a CDS encoding alkaline phosphatase family protein, producing MDLLVIGWDGASYRHLKEFDLPFWDGLSHKDYLYPEGLFHDASYISSANAWTTMTTGAGFRQHKILGFVYGKYTGHPLMKGVSLMARNQAVPDFFRRVLVSEGIGRLATDTGRVDAEKSHIQSSDIPFKRIWDLLPGTAQVFGLPLTYPPWEINGSLMSGIPAPRPEEATQPLVYPPELEDVIYDGSHNGYYVDLPSPVNDSSVDESEYADAHLQKSGSLSERYKHVYNSSEENPTFGFLMLRSIDDVLHATEDKMIIEDVYDRIDKISSDLVSSIDPDDVLILSDHGMAPTSPLRVDKDLKMDHDTRQGVWGGTTDFDLSNQIDVGPSILDYFDVDTELPQERDEYELVTNELDDEAVHQRLEDLGYA from the coding sequence ATGGATTTACTTGTCATCGGTTGGGATGGGGCAAGCTACCGTCATTTAAAAGAGTTTGACCTCCCATTCTGGGATGGGCTTTCGCACAAGGATTATCTATATCCGGAAGGATTGTTCCACGACGCCTCATACATCAGTAGTGCTAATGCTTGGACAACGATGACCACTGGTGCTGGCTTTCGTCAGCACAAAATTCTGGGGTTTGTCTATGGTAAATATACTGGCCATCCTCTCATGAAGGGAGTCTCTCTGATGGCAAGGAATCAGGCGGTTCCTGATTTCTTCCGCCGGGTACTAGTGAGTGAAGGAATAGGGCGGCTCGCGACCGATACTGGTCGAGTAGATGCGGAGAAGTCTCACATCCAAAGTTCAGATATTCCATTCAAACGTATATGGGACCTGTTACCCGGAACAGCGCAAGTATTTGGCCTTCCTCTTACTTATCCACCTTGGGAAATTAATGGATCGCTGATGTCAGGTATACCTGCACCGCGTCCTGAAGAAGCGACACAACCGCTTGTTTATCCCCCAGAATTAGAGGACGTGATCTACGATGGGTCTCACAACGGGTACTACGTCGATCTGCCGTCGCCAGTTAATGATTCGTCTGTTGATGAGTCAGAATATGCTGACGCACATTTGCAAAAATCAGGATCTTTATCGGAGCGTTATAAGCATGTGTATAACTCATCTGAAGAAAATCCTACGTTCGGGTTCCTTATGCTGCGAAGCATTGACGATGTCTTACACGCAACTGAGGACAAGATGATTATTGAAGATGTGTATGATCGAATTGATAAAATCTCAAGTGATCTGGTGAGTTCGATAGATCCTGATGATGTCCTTATCCTATCAGACCACGGAATGGCACCTACTTCACCACTTCGTGTTGATAAAGATCTAAAAATGGATCACGATACTAGACAGGGCGTTTGGGGGGGAACTACTGATTTCGATCTATCCAATCAAATAGATGTAGGTCCGTCTATCTTGGATTACTTTGACGTTGATACTGAACTCCCACAGGAGCGGGACGAATACGAACTTGTGACGAATGAGCTTGATGATGAAGCAGTCCATCAACGGCTCGAAGACCTTGGCTATGCTTAG
- a CDS encoding glycosyltransferase — MSLQDKNIAMLYYGEQPHPAHTGFADAIGADFICCNPRSDGSKIDSPLNEFFNGFSLPDYDIYITEGSRPLYSGIAATIFSDSNLIYLGGDHRLRELSLGGFPNQAQTDTRYLRTRSKILQFLCQHFIDGAIAVSADSATFLQQLFGSPSTVRTAKPYVQRDVFKSLSTLSTDLESKKVAVIASANRGNVGDYKGIDMLVDSWPDVRNHFPDLKLEIVGKGHQAKHENTEGVRVKGYVEDLDTVFESIGLYVQPSRLEVFGVSVIESMVAGVPPLVTETTGASSELKGIEPALVVDPNPESIASGIVQYFDRTVAERENIAKECREYAMSFSPDVRTKIFHEEFKSLIDEIQ; from the coding sequence ATGAGTCTTCAAGATAAAAATATTGCGATGCTATATTATGGTGAGCAACCACATCCAGCGCACACTGGATTTGCTGACGCCATAGGAGCTGATTTTATTTGCTGCAATCCACGATCAGATGGGTCCAAAATAGATTCACCACTTAATGAGTTTTTCAACGGATTCTCTTTGCCAGATTACGACATATATATTACAGAAGGGTCACGTCCATTGTACTCAGGTATTGCAGCAACTATCTTTTCTGATTCGAATTTAATATATTTGGGAGGAGATCATCGTCTCCGTGAACTTTCTTTGGGGGGGTTCCCAAACCAAGCGCAAACGGATACTAGGTACTTACGGACCAGGTCCAAAATATTACAATTCCTTTGCCAACACTTTATTGATGGCGCAATAGCTGTTTCAGCGGATTCAGCAACATTCCTGCAGCAACTATTTGGATCACCATCTACCGTGAGAACAGCCAAACCCTATGTTCAAAGGGATGTTTTCAAATCTTTGTCCACATTGTCGACAGATCTAGAGTCAAAAAAAGTGGCAGTGATCGCAAGTGCAAATAGGGGAAACGTAGGGGATTACAAAGGCATCGACATGCTCGTCGATTCTTGGCCAGATGTACGTAATCATTTTCCAGACTTAAAACTGGAAATAGTAGGGAAAGGCCATCAAGCCAAGCACGAGAATACGGAGGGGGTCAGAGTTAAAGGATACGTTGAAGACTTAGATACGGTGTTTGAATCAATCGGTCTGTACGTACAGCCTTCGCGATTAGAGGTCTTTGGTGTCTCTGTTATTGAATCCATGGTGGCAGGTGTACCTCCATTAGTAACAGAGACAACGGGCGCTAGCTCAGAGCTCAAAGGAATTGAACCAGCCCTCGTAGTAGATCCAAACCCAGAATCAATTGCCAGTGGTATTGTTCAATATTTTGATCGAACAGTGGCTGAGAGAGAAAATATTGCGAAGGAATGTCGTGAGTATGCAATGTCATTTTCCCCGGATGTTCGGACAAAGATCTTTCACGAGGAGTTTAAATCATTAATTGATGAGATCCAATGA
- a CDS encoding sulfatase yields MSDRPDIFLFTIDALRADHLSCYGHHRETPFFDSLVDRTVSFSNAFSVSSHTREAMPPLLSGERPSEFAANGFVQVPEEETLAGRLRAEGYTTGGFHSNPYLSRAYGFDAGFDEFYDDLVFGQNKLIALAQQALDRFVLNRGGQYYARAPEINERSLDWLDDTDGPVFLWNHYMDPHGPYHAPDRHYAERELTASEAESLYRRSWKKPESITDEEQRLLRDSYDDEIRYLDGKLESFFDELERRGRLEDALVIVTADHGDAFGEHGYYTHPRYLHDTLLHVPLFVSPPGNSAMEVDTPVSTLDAVPTILEQVGGDLDGVAGTPLVTAREKGYEIPDREDHVFASATGEDEDEGVRRFAVHGKRWKVFIEMKEDGKILNTAVYDLETDPREVTPLSPEESERSRELLKYLKSFSSRHPESSEGTGPNVETSGEIEDRLEALGYK; encoded by the coding sequence ATGTCTGACAGGCCAGATATATTCCTGTTCACGATCGACGCGTTACGGGCCGACCATCTCTCGTGTTACGGCCACCACCGAGAGACGCCGTTCTTCGACTCGCTCGTCGACCGGACCGTCTCGTTCTCGAACGCCTTCTCCGTGAGCTCTCACACTCGGGAGGCGATGCCGCCGCTGCTGTCCGGGGAGCGACCGTCCGAGTTCGCGGCGAACGGGTTCGTACAGGTACCCGAAGAGGAGACGCTGGCAGGTCGCCTCCGGGCGGAGGGGTACACCACGGGTGGGTTCCACTCCAATCCGTATCTCTCGCGGGCCTACGGGTTCGACGCCGGGTTCGACGAGTTCTACGACGACCTCGTGTTCGGCCAGAACAAGCTCATCGCGCTCGCACAGCAGGCGCTCGACCGGTTCGTGTTGAACCGCGGCGGCCAATACTACGCTCGGGCCCCCGAGATCAACGAGCGGTCGCTCGACTGGCTGGACGATACGGACGGGCCCGTCTTCCTCTGGAACCACTACATGGACCCCCACGGCCCGTATCACGCGCCCGATCGCCACTACGCCGAGCGGGAACTGACGGCGAGCGAGGCCGAGTCGCTGTATCGACGGTCCTGGAAGAAGCCCGAGTCGATCACCGACGAGGAGCAGCGACTGTTGCGCGACAGCTACGACGACGAGATCCGGTATCTGGACGGGAAGCTCGAATCGTTCTTCGACGAACTCGAGCGACGCGGCCGGCTGGAGGACGCGCTGGTCATCGTCACGGCGGACCACGGCGACGCGTTCGGCGAGCACGGCTATTACACACATCCGCGCTACCTTCACGACACGCTACTGCATGTTCCGCTGTTCGTGAGTCCGCCCGGCAACTCCGCAATGGAGGTGGATACCCCAGTAAGCACACTGGATGCTGTACCGACGATCCTCGAACAAGTAGGCGGTGACCTCGATGGTGTTGCCGGGACGCCGCTGGTAACCGCCCGAGAGAAAGGGTACGAGATCCCGGACCGGGAGGACCACGTCTTCGCGAGTGCAACCGGAGAAGATGAGGACGAAGGCGTTCGACGGTTTGCTGTTCACGGAAAAAGATGGAAAGTATTTATTGAGATGAAAGAAGACGGTAAGATACTCAATACTGCTGTCTACGACTTAGAAACAGATCCAAGGGAGGTAACGCCACTTAGTCCCGAAGAGTCAGAGCGTTCCAGAGAACTCTTGAAATATCTTAAGTCCTTCAGTAGTAGACATCCAGAAAGCTCGGAAGGCACAGGCCCCAATGTGGAAACGTCAGGTGAGATCGAAGACAGATTAGAAGCGCTTGGCTATAAATGA
- a CDS encoding glycosyltransferase family 4 protein translates to MNVAYLTPVVYPFVKGGVEKRIHEVGTRLADRGHDITVYSRHWWDGPETMTHEGMTLRAIGPAGEIYADGDRRSIPSALGLAARSLPAVLRNDHDLLVTPVAPYFHVSTLWLGTLLRRTPLVVTWHEVWGDYWLDYMGQLGRVGDLVERVTAKVPCHPVTPSEMTAERLTRIGPSRDEIDVIPNGIDTASIRDGPPATDGYDVLYAGRLIEDKNVDMLLDAFGRADPDATLGIIGDGPMRESLEAHVAGLDCADRVTFLGFLDEYEDVLAHMRAAPLFVSPSFREGFGITLLEAMAADCTVITVDHHFSAASEVVGDAGFVTDPTVEGIVDALDRALDGERPPRDPVEAARAYDWENVADRTESCYSRIVNP, encoded by the coding sequence GTGAACGTCGCCTATCTCACGCCCGTCGTCTACCCGTTCGTGAAGGGCGGTGTGGAAAAGCGGATCCACGAGGTGGGGACGCGGCTCGCTGACCGCGGCCACGATATCACCGTCTACTCGCGACACTGGTGGGACGGTCCGGAGACGATGACCCACGAGGGGATGACGCTCCGGGCGATCGGCCCCGCTGGTGAGATTTACGCCGACGGCGACCGCCGGTCGATCCCGAGCGCGCTCGGACTCGCTGCCCGTTCGCTACCCGCCGTGCTCCGCAACGACCACGACCTCCTCGTGACGCCGGTCGCACCGTACTTCCACGTCTCGACATTGTGGCTTGGGACGCTCCTCAGGAGGACGCCGCTGGTCGTGACGTGGCACGAGGTGTGGGGCGACTACTGGCTCGATTACATGGGACAGCTCGGCCGAGTGGGTGACCTCGTCGAGCGAGTGACGGCGAAAGTCCCTTGCCATCCCGTAACGCCGTCAGAGATGACTGCCGAACGACTGACACGGATCGGCCCCTCGCGAGACGAGATCGATGTCATCCCGAACGGGATCGATACGGCGTCGATCCGGGACGGTCCACCGGCGACGGACGGGTACGACGTGCTCTACGCCGGGCGACTCATCGAGGACAAGAACGTCGACATGCTCCTCGACGCGTTCGGCCGGGCGGACCCCGACGCGACGCTGGGGATTATCGGCGACGGCCCGATGCGCGAATCGCTGGAGGCACACGTGGCCGGACTCGACTGTGCCGACCGCGTCACGTTTCTCGGATTCCTCGACGAATACGAAGACGTACTCGCCCACATGCGGGCCGCGCCGCTGTTCGTCTCGCCGTCGTTCAGGGAAGGGTTCGGGATCACCCTGCTCGAAGCGATGGCGGCCGACTGCACGGTTATCACGGTGGACCACCACTTCAGCGCGGCGAGCGAGGTCGTCGGCGATGCGGGCTTCGTCACCGACCCGACCGTCGAGGGGATCGTCGATGCGCTCGACCGTGCGCTCGACGGTGAGCGCCCGCCCCGGGACCCGGTCGAAGCGGCGCGAGCGTACGACTGGGAGAACGTCGCCGACCGGACGGAGTCCTGCTATTCCCGGATCGTCAACCCCTGA
- a CDS encoding DUF4350 domain-containing protein: MTPPWREVSYPRALVVALATVLAITLLYGGLTSTAAFGAYNSAWDGASELRDLADRQDSETVLLQNTTTYADHPPNQSIAIVLSPDAEYTPREADRVEAFVREGGTLIVAEDFDPEPDALLEAIGAEVRFNGSLLRDERNHDTAPTFPVADARTDHPYTAGVDRLTLNRGTPVEPGNATVLATTSNYSYLDTNLDGDLDDTETMQRYPVAAVESVGAGDVVAVGDPSIFINAMLDRQGNRAFARTLLGSHDTALVDVSHLDALPPLVRAQFALRGAPLLQITVGLALVLVVTYLSEAGALAARARHRFAPGEPDPALDAPVGPGADREAAAAWVRERHPDWDAERVRRVTDRVMARSSKGQDDD; this comes from the coding sequence ATGACGCCGCCGTGGCGCGAGGTCTCGTACCCGCGGGCGCTCGTCGTCGCCCTCGCGACAGTGCTCGCTATCACGCTCCTCTACGGCGGGCTCACGTCGACTGCGGCCTTCGGCGCGTACAACTCGGCGTGGGACGGCGCGAGCGAACTCCGGGACCTCGCCGACCGACAGGACAGTGAGACCGTCCTCCTGCAGAACACTACGACCTACGCCGACCACCCACCCAACCAGTCCATCGCGATCGTCCTCTCGCCTGACGCCGAGTACACCCCCAGAGAAGCGGACCGCGTCGAGGCGTTCGTCCGCGAGGGCGGGACACTGATCGTCGCAGAGGACTTCGATCCGGAGCCGGACGCGCTCCTGGAGGCCATCGGCGCCGAGGTGCGGTTCAACGGCAGTCTCCTCCGGGACGAACGCAACCACGACACCGCGCCGACGTTCCCCGTCGCCGACGCCCGCACCGACCACCCCTACACCGCGGGCGTCGATCGACTCACCCTCAATCGCGGGACCCCGGTCGAACCCGGCAACGCGACCGTCCTCGCGACCACCAGTAACTACAGCTATCTGGACACGAACCTCGACGGCGACCTGGACGACACGGAGACCATGCAGCGGTATCCGGTCGCCGCCGTCGAGTCGGTCGGCGCGGGCGACGTAGTCGCCGTCGGCGACCCGAGCATCTTCATCAACGCGATGCTCGACCGGCAGGGCAACCGGGCGTTCGCGCGGACGCTCCTCGGTTCCCATGATACCGCGCTGGTCGACGTGTCCCACCTCGATGCGCTCCCCCCGCTCGTCCGCGCGCAGTTCGCGCTCAGGGGCGCGCCGCTGCTCCAGATCACGGTCGGCCTCGCGCTCGTGCTCGTCGTCACGTACCTGAGCGAAGCCGGGGCGCTCGCCGCGAGGGCCCGACACCGATTCGCCCCGGGTGAGCCCGACCCGGCACTCGACGCGCCGGTCGGCCCCGGGGCGGACCGCGAGGCGGCCGCGGCGTGGGTCCGGGAGCGCCACCCCGACTGGGACGCCGAGCGCGTCCGGCGGGTAACGGACAGGGTTATGGCCCGCTCGTCGAAAGGGCAAGACGATGACTGA
- a CDS encoding AAA family ATPase, which yields MTDPSELYAALEEEIGTVLIGLEDQVGLLTIAALTRGHVLLEGVPGVAKTSLANVFAQATGLEYNRVQMTPDILPADITGTKVYREETGRFEVQRGPVFSNVVVADEINRATPKTQSALLEAMEENRVTIEGDTHDLPDPFMVIATQNPIEMEGIFELPEAQRDRFQLKVSVDLPSKDDELALIERFHDDPTLAPEDVEQVVTRDQFRAAREAVANVHIDDSIEEYIVDVVERTRDHRDVEHGASPRATLAFLNTAKARAAIFGRDYVIPDDVKAMAEPVLVHRLILSTEAELGDADRAAVVTDVLDSVVPPGGGEDAQVPGAETPDAESAEQD from the coding sequence ATGACTGACCCCTCGGAGCTGTACGCCGCCCTGGAGGAGGAGATCGGGACCGTCCTGATCGGCCTCGAAGACCAGGTCGGCCTGCTGACCATCGCGGCGCTGACCCGCGGGCACGTCCTCCTCGAAGGGGTGCCGGGCGTCGCGAAGACCTCGCTCGCCAACGTCTTCGCGCAGGCGACGGGCCTTGAGTACAACCGCGTCCAGATGACGCCGGACATCCTCCCCGCGGACATCACGGGCACGAAGGTCTACCGCGAGGAGACCGGCCGCTTCGAGGTCCAGCGCGGCCCCGTCTTCTCGAACGTCGTCGTCGCCGACGAGATCAACCGCGCGACGCCGAAGACCCAGTCCGCCCTCCTCGAAGCGATGGAGGAGAACCGCGTCACCATCGAGGGCGACACCCACGACCTGCCGGACCCGTTCATGGTCATCGCGACGCAGAACCCCATCGAGATGGAGGGCATCTTCGAGCTCCCGGAGGCCCAGCGCGACCGCTTCCAGCTGAAGGTGTCCGTCGACCTCCCCTCGAAGGACGACGAGCTCGCGCTCATCGAGCGGTTCCACGACGACCCGACGCTGGCCCCCGAGGACGTCGAGCAGGTCGTCACCCGCGACCAGTTCCGCGCAGCCCGCGAGGCCGTCGCGAACGTCCACATCGACGACAGCATCGAGGAGTACATCGTCGATGTCGTCGAGCGGACCCGCGACCACCGCGACGTGGAACACGGCGCCTCGCCGCGGGCGACGCTGGCCTTCCTCAACACCGCGAAGGCCCGCGCGGCCATCTTCGGCCGCGACTACGTCATCCCCGACGACGTGAAGGCCATGGCCGAGCCGGTGCTCGTCCACCGGCTCATCCTGAGCACCGAGGCGGAACTCGGCGACGCCGACCGCGCGGCGGTCGTCACCGACGTGCTCGACTCCGTGGTCCCGCCCGGCGGCGGCGAAGACGCACAGGTGCCGGGAGCGGAGACACCCGACGCGGAGAGCGCAGAACAGGACTGA
- a CDS encoding DUF58 domain-containing protein gives MRPTSRFWALAALAAAAGGWAVVVGRPVLLAGVCGVCAWLLAQQYRFVAALRTVSGALELTQSSSASRTVTGASTFLTVTARVDPAHSLTLRVDPEAPVGADGAVEPLWLDGRATETTGTYEFEWPVAGTFRVGAPTVTARDRLGLFEQRVVPDAPTPTVAVEPRRPRTVHVGEGGDPIAAGFGDHDAGRSGRGLEPAEVRRYVAGDAFRRIDWKATARLNETHVREFTARTERETQLFVDHRATMATGAPGQTKLDYARHVALAFVDQAGESADRVGCETVGDEGVTGVFEPRADLDHLRAIRRHLDALDPGDDADQRPEPTSTTGEASSPTPTAPDRVRATRQRLDGDESAFAARLRPFFDRPDAYVRAISDRPLYRAVEAAATGAGALWTVVVTDDANRTELREAVKVARGRGPVLVFLTPTPLFEPGGLDDLDAAYDAYVDFEEFRRELAALPEVSAFEVGPADRLSTVLAEAPGEDRARQRRGR, from the coding sequence ATGCGGCCGACGAGTCGGTTCTGGGCGCTCGCGGCGCTGGCAGCCGCGGCTGGCGGGTGGGCCGTCGTGGTCGGCCGGCCGGTCCTGCTCGCGGGCGTCTGCGGCGTCTGTGCGTGGCTGCTCGCCCAGCAGTACCGCTTCGTCGCGGCGCTGCGAACGGTCTCGGGGGCGCTCGAACTCACGCAGTCGAGTTCCGCGTCACGGACGGTGACCGGCGCCTCGACCTTCCTGACCGTCACCGCCCGGGTCGACCCCGCCCACTCGCTGACGCTGCGGGTCGACCCGGAGGCGCCCGTGGGCGCCGACGGCGCCGTCGAACCCCTGTGGCTGGACGGGCGGGCGACGGAGACGACGGGCACCTACGAGTTCGAGTGGCCCGTCGCGGGCACCTTCCGGGTCGGGGCGCCGACGGTGACGGCCCGCGACCGGCTCGGGCTGTTCGAGCAGCGCGTCGTGCCCGACGCCCCGACGCCGACGGTCGCGGTCGAGCCGCGGCGACCGCGGACCGTCCACGTCGGCGAGGGCGGCGACCCGATCGCCGCGGGCTTCGGCGACCACGACGCGGGGCGGTCCGGGCGCGGGCTGGAGCCCGCGGAAGTGCGCCGCTACGTCGCGGGCGACGCCTTCCGCCGGATCGACTGGAAGGCGACCGCGCGGCTGAACGAGACGCACGTCCGGGAGTTCACCGCCCGGACCGAGCGGGAGACGCAGCTGTTCGTCGACCACCGGGCGACGATGGCGACCGGCGCGCCCGGCCAGACGAAGCTCGACTACGCCCGCCACGTCGCGCTGGCGTTCGTCGACCAGGCCGGGGAGTCGGCCGACCGGGTGGGCTGCGAGACGGTCGGCGACGAGGGGGTGACCGGCGTGTTCGAACCCCGGGCGGACCTGGACCACCTCCGGGCGATCCGGCGCCACCTCGACGCCCTCGACCCCGGAGACGACGCCGACCAGCGACCGGAGCCGACGAGTACGACCGGGGAAGCGTCGTCGCCCACGCCGACCGCGCCGGACCGCGTGCGGGCGACGCGCCAGCGGCTGGACGGCGACGAGTCGGCGTTCGCGGCGCGGCTGCGGCCCTTCTTCGACCGGCCGGACGCGTACGTCCGGGCCATCAGCGACCGCCCGCTCTACCGGGCCGTCGAGGCGGCCGCGACGGGGGCCGGCGCCCTGTGGACGGTCGTCGTGACCGACGACGCCAACCGGACGGAGCTGCGCGAGGCCGTCAAGGTGGCCCGGGGGCGCGGCCCCGTGCTCGTCTTCCTGACGCCGACGCCGCTGTTCGAGCCGGGCGGGCTCGACGACCTCGACGCGGCCTACGACGCCTACGTCGACTTCGAGGAGTTCCGCCGCGAACTGGCCGCGCTTCCCGAGGTGTCCGCCTTCGAGGTGGGGCCCGCCGACAGGCTGTCGACCGTGCTCGCGGAGGCACCCGGCGAGGACCGGGCGCGACAGCGGAGGGGACGATGA